The proteins below are encoded in one region of Ricinus communis isolate WT05 ecotype wild-type chromosome 6, ASM1957865v1, whole genome shotgun sequence:
- the LOC8280982 gene encoding uncharacterized protein LOC8280982 isoform X2, with amino-acid sequence MEKKQGFFAALKEEVVRGLSPSRSRSNSPARTASPISSFLRRKKSNSNGLHCNNLYMSQPEVLVARSGSLRPIVGETLTPLIEGPDPDGCESESKRVVGSGLGNWMKGQLTRTPSVSSVAYRRSDLRLLLGVLGAPLAPVHVSSIDPLPHLSIKDTPIETSSAQYILQQYTAASGGQKLQNSIRNAYAMGKVKMIASEFETPTKVVKNRNGARGAESGGFVLWQMNPDMWYVELAVGGSKVHAGCNGKLVWRHTPWLGAHTAKGPVRPLRRALQGLDPRTTASMFADARCIGEKKIDGEDCFILKLCADPETLKARSEGPAEIIRHVLFGYFSQKTGLLVHMEDSHLTRIQSNGGDAVYWETTINSFLHDYKPVEGIMIAHSGRSVVTLYRFGEVAMSHTKTKMEEAWTIEEVAFNVPGLSLDCFIPPADLRSGSISEACELPQDERGKSAMALAAHRAKVAALEKEHDSNTDNMIWKMEV; translated from the exons atggaaaagaaacaaGGGTTCTTCGCAGCACTCAAAGAAGAAGTTGTCCGTGGCCTCTCTCCATCTCGTTCTCGCTCCAACAGCCCGGCCAGAACCGCTTCACCAATATCGAGTTTTCTTCGTAGAAAAAAGAGTAACAGCAATGGGTTGCATTGTAACAATCTTTACATGTCACAACCTGAGGTTTTAGTAGCAAGATCAGGGAGCTTAAGGCCAATAGTAGGTGAAACATTAACACCACTGATTGAAGGTCCGGATCCGGATGGATGTGAAAGTGAGTCTAAACGGGTTGTTGGTTCGGGTTTGGGTAATTGGATGAAAGGGCAGTTAACGAGAACTCCTTCCGTTAGTAGTGTAGCTTATAGAAGGTCTGATCTGAGATTGTTACTTGGTGTTCTGGGTGCCCCTTTGGCTCCTGTTCATGTTAGCTCTATTGACCCTTTGCCTCATTTAAGCATCAAAGACACTCCCATT GAAACTTCCTCTGCTCAGTACATATTGCAGCAATATACAGCTGCTTCTGGTGGGCAGAAGTTGCAGAATTCTATTAGAAATGCATATGCAATGGGAAAGGTTAAAATGATAGCTTCAGAATTTGAAACACCCACTAAGGTCGTAAAGAACAGGAACGGTGCTAGAGGTGCTGAGTCGGGTGGATTTGTGCTCTGGCAGATGAATCCTGATATGTGGTATGTTGAGCTTGCAGTTGGGGGTAGTAAGGTTCATGCTGGCTGCAATGGAAAACTTGTTTGGAGGCATACGCCATGGCTTGGTGCTCATACTGCAAAAGGCCCTGTTAGACCCTTGCGTCGGGCACTACAG GGTCTTGATCCAAGAACCACAGCTAGTATGTTTGCTGATGCAAGGTGTATAGGAGAGAAGAAGATTGATGGTGAGGATTGCTTTATCCTAAAGCTATGTGCTGATCCTGAGACACTCAAAGCTAGGAGTGAAGGCCCTGCAGAGATCATAAGGCATGTTTTGTTTGGGTACTTCAGCCAAAAGACTGGACTCCTTGTTCATATGGAGGATTCACATCTGACCCGCATTCAATCTAATGGTGGCGATGCAGTTTACTGGGAAACCACAATCAATTCATTCCTTCATGATTACAAACCTGTTGAAGGAATCATGATTGCCCACTCAGGTCGCTCTGTGGTGACCCTATACAGATTTGGCGAGGTGGCTATGAGTCATACCAAGACAAAGATGGAGGAAGCTTGGACCATTGAAGAGGTTGCGTTTAATGTTCCAGGCCTTTCACTAGATTGTTTCATCCCCCCAGCGGACCTAAGATCAGGGTCTATCAGTGAAGCCTGTGAGCTCCCTCAGGATGAAAGAGGAAAAAGTGCAATGGCATTAGCAGCTCATAGGGCAAAAGTTGCAGCACTAGAGAAAGAACATGACAGCAACACTGATAACATGATATGGAAGATGGAGGTCTAA
- the LOC8280982 gene encoding uncharacterized protein LOC8280982 isoform X1: MEKKQGFFAALKEEVVRGLSPSRSRSNSPARTASPISSFLRRKKSNSNGLHCNNLYMSQPEVLVARSGSLRPIVGETLTPLIEGPDPDGCESESKRVVGSGLGNWMKGQLTRTPSVSSVAYRRSDLRLLLGVLGAPLAPVHVSSIDPLPHLSIKDTPIETSSAQYILQQYTAASGGQKLQNSIRNAYAMGKVKMIASEFETPTKVVKNRNGARGAESGGFVLWQMNPDMWYVELAVGGSKVHAGCNGKLVWRHTPWLGAHTAKGPVRPLRRALQVKFCALIVLVLLPLYFDVNCLPISVYATYLLFQGLDPRTTASMFADARCIGEKKIDGEDCFILKLCADPETLKARSEGPAEIIRHVLFGYFSQKTGLLVHMEDSHLTRIQSNGGDAVYWETTINSFLHDYKPVEGIMIAHSGRSVVTLYRFGEVAMSHTKTKMEEAWTIEEVAFNVPGLSLDCFIPPADLRSGSISEACELPQDERGKSAMALAAHRAKVAALEKEHDSNTDNMIWKMEV, translated from the exons atggaaaagaaacaaGGGTTCTTCGCAGCACTCAAAGAAGAAGTTGTCCGTGGCCTCTCTCCATCTCGTTCTCGCTCCAACAGCCCGGCCAGAACCGCTTCACCAATATCGAGTTTTCTTCGTAGAAAAAAGAGTAACAGCAATGGGTTGCATTGTAACAATCTTTACATGTCACAACCTGAGGTTTTAGTAGCAAGATCAGGGAGCTTAAGGCCAATAGTAGGTGAAACATTAACACCACTGATTGAAGGTCCGGATCCGGATGGATGTGAAAGTGAGTCTAAACGGGTTGTTGGTTCGGGTTTGGGTAATTGGATGAAAGGGCAGTTAACGAGAACTCCTTCCGTTAGTAGTGTAGCTTATAGAAGGTCTGATCTGAGATTGTTACTTGGTGTTCTGGGTGCCCCTTTGGCTCCTGTTCATGTTAGCTCTATTGACCCTTTGCCTCATTTAAGCATCAAAGACACTCCCATT GAAACTTCCTCTGCTCAGTACATATTGCAGCAATATACAGCTGCTTCTGGTGGGCAGAAGTTGCAGAATTCTATTAGAAATGCATATGCAATGGGAAAGGTTAAAATGATAGCTTCAGAATTTGAAACACCCACTAAGGTCGTAAAGAACAGGAACGGTGCTAGAGGTGCTGAGTCGGGTGGATTTGTGCTCTGGCAGATGAATCCTGATATGTGGTATGTTGAGCTTGCAGTTGGGGGTAGTAAGGTTCATGCTGGCTGCAATGGAAAACTTGTTTGGAGGCATACGCCATGGCTTGGTGCTCATACTGCAAAAGGCCCTGTTAGACCCTTGCGTCGGGCACTACAGGTGAAGTTTTGTGCTCTAATTGTTCTGGTGCTTCTGCCCTTATATTTTGATGTTAATTGTCTGCCCATTTCAGTATATGCAACTTATTTACTATTTCAGGGTCTTGATCCAAGAACCACAGCTAGTATGTTTGCTGATGCAAGGTGTATAGGAGAGAAGAAGATTGATGGTGAGGATTGCTTTATCCTAAAGCTATGTGCTGATCCTGAGACACTCAAAGCTAGGAGTGAAGGCCCTGCAGAGATCATAAGGCATGTTTTGTTTGGGTACTTCAGCCAAAAGACTGGACTCCTTGTTCATATGGAGGATTCACATCTGACCCGCATTCAATCTAATGGTGGCGATGCAGTTTACTGGGAAACCACAATCAATTCATTCCTTCATGATTACAAACCTGTTGAAGGAATCATGATTGCCCACTCAGGTCGCTCTGTGGTGACCCTATACAGATTTGGCGAGGTGGCTATGAGTCATACCAAGACAAAGATGGAGGAAGCTTGGACCATTGAAGAGGTTGCGTTTAATGTTCCAGGCCTTTCACTAGATTGTTTCATCCCCCCAGCGGACCTAAGATCAGGGTCTATCAGTGAAGCCTGTGAGCTCCCTCAGGATGAAAGAGGAAAAAGTGCAATGGCATTAGCAGCTCATAGGGCAAAAGTTGCAGCACTAGAGAAAGAACATGACAGCAACACTGATAACATGATATGGAAGATGGAGGTCTAA
- the LOC107261217 gene encoding classical arabinogalactan protein 9, which translates to MSSNSNMILVSLICIAIAGGVAGQSPSSPPTTTPAPPTQTPPPTTTPPPVSAPPPVTQSPPPATPPPATPPPATPPPATPPPATPPPATPPPATPPPATPPPATPPPATPPPATPPPATPPPATPPPATPPPASPPPAVPPPAPLAAPPAQVPAPAPSKKKVKSPAPSPLASSPPAPPLGAPAPSLGATSPGPAGTDVSGVEKMLSVQKMAGSLVLGIAFFWLLN; encoded by the exons ATGAGTTCTAATAGTAATATGattcttgtttctttaatCTGCATTGCTATTGCCGGCGGTGTTGCTGGCCAATCTCCGTCGAGTCCACCAACGACAACTCCTGCTCCTCCTACACAAACACCACCACCAACTACTACTCCTCCTCCAGTTTCAGCTCCTCCTCCAGTCACTCAATCACCACCGCCAGCTACACCACCGCCAGCAACTCCACCTCCAGCTACACCACCGCCAGCAACTCCACCTCCAGCTACACCACCACCAGCAACTCCTCCTCCAGCCACTCCACCACCAGCAACTCCTCCTCCAGCCACCCCACCACCAGCAACCCCACCTCCAGCAACTCCCCCTCCAGCTACCCCACCACCAGCTACTCCTCCACCAGCTACCCCACCCCCAGCTTCTCCTCCTCCAGCTGTTCCACCACCGGCTCCTCTCGCCGCTCCACCAGCTCAAGTTCCAGCTCCAGCTCCAAGtaaaaagaaagtgaaatcTCCTGCTCCTTCTCCTTTAGCTTCGAGTCCACCTGCTCCTCCTTTGGGTGCTCCTGCTCCTAGTTTGGGTGCTACTTCTCCTGGACCGGCCGGCACCGATGTG AGTGGAGTAGAGAAGATGTTATCCGTGCAGAAGATGGCTGGAAGCCTGGTCCTTGGAATTGCTTTCTTCTGGTTGCTAAATTAG
- the LOC8280983 gene encoding uncharacterized protein LOC8280983 gives MAITSGILSSVLSPQTVSFLKPYPSSSMLLVAPPSSANLRMVRTVTCCATVSSQQQEQRRPRGIMKPRRVSPEMAELVGASEIPRTQALKRIWAHIKENNLQDPENKKIIICDEKLKKIFGGRDRVGFLEVAGLISPHFLK, from the exons atggCGATTACTTCTGGGATTTTGTCCTCTGTTCTGTCACCTCAAACGGTGTCGTTTCTCAAGCCTTATCCGTCTTCTTCAATGCTTCTTGTCGCTCCTCCGTCTTCTGCTAACTTGCGCATGGTCCGCACGGTGACCTGCTGCGCTACCGTTTCTTCGCAGCAGCAGGAGCAGCGCCGCCCTCGTGGTATCATGAAGCCTCGCCGTGTCTCTCCGGAAATGGCGGAACTTGTTGGTGCATCGGAGATTCCTCGTACCCAAGCTTTGAAGCGCATTTGGGCTCATATTAAAGAGAACAATCTGCAG GACCCTGAGAACAAGAAGATCATAATTTGTGATGAGAAGCTTAAGAAGATATTTGGTGGTCGGGACCGTGTTGGATTTCTTGAAGTTGCAGGCTTGATTAGTCCACACTTTCTCAAGTAA
- the LOC8280985 gene encoding pentatricopeptide repeat-containing protein At5g02860, giving the protein MAEKVALPLLISNPLPTKPQFPTQSHNLQQPSSPISSSNTSSPPFTPLIQNMLINHHKIQPHSPKFINPNVSIRPRTRISKARDPNRGKPWASHRLSTLGQQVLDSLIDPCFEGSELDKVLSQLFEYYHKEELSLSSGTWNSLSMDVLGIIKGLGFYKKCDMAMSVFSWVREREDFESVLNCSVVAVIITMLGKEGKVSAASSILNNLRKDGFDLDVYAYTSLITAYASNGRYRDAVLVFKKMEEEGCKPTLITYNVILNVYGKMGMPWSKISGLVHGMKSSGVAPDDYTYNTLISCCRRGSLYEEAAQVFEEMKLSGFSPDKVTFNTLLDVYGKSRRPKEAMEVLKEMEFSGFSPSIVTYNSLISAYARDGLLREAMELKDQMVEKGIKPDVFTYTTLLSGFEKAGMDEPAMRIFGEMRAAGCKPNICTFNALIKMHGNRGRFAEMMKVFEEIEICNCAPDIVTWNTLLAVFGQNGMDSEVSGVFKEMKRAGFVPERDTFNTLISAYSRCGSFQQAMAVYKRMLEAGVTPDLSSYNAVLAALARGGLWEQSEKVFAEMKDGRCKPNELTYCSLLHAYANSKEIERMHTLAEEIYSGLTEPVPVLLKTLVLVNSKCDLLMETEHAFEELKKKGSPDLSTLNAMIAIYGRRQMVAKANEILNFMNESGFSPSLATYNSLMYMHSRSENFERSEEVLKEILAKGLKPDLISYNTVIFAYCRNGRMKDASRIFSYMKTYGLVPDVITYNTFVASYAADSLFEDAIGVVRYMIKHGCKRNQNTYNSIVDGYCKHSRRADAIMFVSSLNQLDPHVTKEEELRLSERIAKKWS; this is encoded by the coding sequence ATGGCGGAAAAGGTAGCCTTACCACTTCTTATCTCAAACCCACTTCCTACAAAACCCCAATTCCCAACCCAATCCCATAATCTCCAACAGCCATCTTCACCAATTTCATCATCAAATACATCATCGCCGCCTTTTACACCTCTTATCCAAAACATGCTCATTAACCATCATAAAATACAACCTCATTCTCCAAAATTCATTAACCCAAATGTGTCAATTAGACCAAGAACCAGAATTAGTAAAGCCCGTGACCCGAACCGTGGTAAACCCTGGGCAAGTCATCGTCTTTCTACTCTAGGTCAGCAAGTTCTTGATTCTTTAATTGATCCATGTTTTGAAGGTAGTGAATTAGATAAGGTATTGAGTCAGTTGTTTGAGTATTATCATAAGGAAGAATTGAGTTTAAGTAGTGGGACTTGGAATTCTTTGTCTATGGATGTGTTGGGTATTATtaagggtttagggttttacaAGAAATGTGACATGGCAATGAGTGTGTTTAGTTGGGTTAGAGAAAGAGAGGATTTTGAGTCTGTTTTGAATTGTTCCGTTGTGGCTGTTATCATTACTATGCTTGGTAAAGAAGGAAAAGTTTCAGCTGCATCTTCtatattgaataatttaagaaaagatGGGTTTGATCTTGATGTTTATGCTTATACCTCATTGATAACTGCTTATGCTAGTAATGGAAGATATAGGGATGCGGTTTTGGTGTTTAAGAAGATGGAGGAAGAGGGTTGCAAACCAACTTTGATAACTTATAATGTGATTTTGAATGTGTATGGAAAAATGGGTATGCCTTGGAGTAAGATTTCTGGTCTTGTCCATGGAATGAAGAGTTCTGGGGTTGCGCCAGATGATTATACTTACAACACACTGATAAGTTGCTGCCGACGAGGATCTTTATATGAAGAAGCTGCCCAGGTTTTTGAGGAGATGAAATTGTCGGGTTTTTCACCGGATAAGGTTACCTTTAACACATTATTGGATGTTTATGGGAAATCTAGGCGGCCTAAGGAGGCTATGGAAGTTCTGAAGGAAATGGAGTTTAGTGGTTTTTCTCCTAGTATTGTGACTTACAATTCATTGATATCAGCTTATGCCAGAGATGGTCTGTTGAGGGAAGCGATGGAGCTTAAAGACCAAATGGTCGAAAAAGGGATTAAACCAGATGTTTTTACATATACTACCCTCTTATCAGGATTTGAGAAGGCTGGGATGGATGAGCCTGCCATGAGGATTTTTGGGGAAATGAGAGCTGCAGGCTGCAAACCAAATATTTGTACTTTCAATGCCCTTATTAAGATGCATGGTAACAGGGGAAGGTTTGCTGAAATGATGAAGGTTTTTGAGGAGATTGAAATTTGCAATTGTGCACCGGATATTGTCACATGGAATACACTTTTGGCAGTTTTTGGGCAAAATGGAATGGACTCAGAAGTGTCTGGAGTGTTCAAAGAGATGAAGAGGGCTGGGTTTGTGCCCGAGAGGGACACTTTTAATACACTAATCAGCGCATACAGCCGATGTGGTTCTTTTCAACAAGCTATGGCTGTCTATAAAAGAATGTTAGAGGCTGGGGTTACTCCAGATCTTTCTTCCTATAATGCTGTTTTAGCAGCATTGGCTCGAGGAGGACTTTGGGAACAATCAGAGAAAGTATTTGCTGAAATGAAGGATGGTAGGTGCAAGCCTAACGAGCTCACATACTGTTCTTTGCTTCATGCCTATGCCAACAGCAAGGAGATTGAGCGAATGCATACTCTTGCAGAAGAGATATACTCTGGCTTAACTGAACCTGTTCCGGTTCTCTTGAAGACCCTTGTTTTAGTTAATAGTAAATGTGACCTGTTAATGGAAACTGAACATGCATTTGAGGAGTTGAAGAAAAAAGGCTCACCTGACTTGAGTACTCTGAATGCCATGATTGCAATATATGGCAGGAGACAGATGGTTGCTAAAGCAAATGAGATCCTGAACTTCATGAATGAGAGTGGGTTCAGCCCGAGCCTGGCAACTTACAATAGTCTGATGTATATGCACAGTCGCTCAGAAAATTTTGAGAGATCAGAAGAAGTTTTGAAGGAAATTCTTGCCAAAGGATTAAAGCCTGATCTAATCTCATATAATACTGTTATTTTTGCATATTGTCGAAATGGTCGGATGAAGGATGCTTCACGGATATTCTCATACATGAAGACTTATGGGCTTGTTCCAGATGTTATTACATATAACACGTTTGTTGCAAGTTATGCAGCTGATTCGCTGTTTGAAGATGCCATTGGTGTTGTTCGGTACATGATCAAGCATGGCTGTAAGCGAAACCAGAACACATACAACTCGATTGTAGATGGGTACTGTAAGCATAGTCGTCGGGCTGATGCAATCATGTTCGTTAGCAGCCTTAACCAGCTTGATCCACATGTTACTAAGGAAGAAGAGTTGAGGTTATCTGAACGAATAGCCAAGAAATGGTCCTAA